In a genomic window of Spirosoma agri:
- a CDS encoding endonuclease/exonuclease/phosphatase family protein, whose product MPVIDDVLLVYSLLITIVSFTNLIPLDYWWIRIWDFPHLQLAVLATIGLLGWALVGHHMDGYLLIVPVGLLATLGYQGWLIYPFTSLHQKRVAWFTKKSEQAKPEDNTIRLLVANIFMENTRTPEVRALVDKHKPDVLLVLEANQRWKDELAAIEEDYPYRVLHPLENTYGMLLYSRLPIRHHELRFLIQDDIPSVYAQLELASGQLVHFYGVHPMPPSPTEHYRSTERDAELLLVGKEARKKTGPIIVAGDLNDVAWSHSTRLFQRISGLLDPRIGRGLYNTFHARYFFLRWPLDHVFVSHHFQLQKILRLPNCGSDHFPMFISLTYAPDPKQVTDEIPEPEGNDLEEASETIQEASE is encoded by the coding sequence ATGCCTGTCATTGACGATGTCCTGCTTGTTTACTCGCTTCTTATAACCATAGTTTCGTTCACCAACCTTATACCGCTTGATTACTGGTGGATTCGAATCTGGGATTTTCCCCACCTTCAACTTGCGGTACTGGCCACTATCGGCCTTCTGGGGTGGGCACTGGTCGGGCATCATATGGATGGCTATCTGCTAATCGTTCCGGTTGGTCTGCTGGCAACATTAGGCTATCAGGGGTGGTTGATCTATCCGTTTACGTCCCTTCATCAAAAACGGGTTGCGTGGTTTACCAAAAAAAGTGAACAGGCTAAGCCCGAAGACAATACCATTCGGCTGCTGGTTGCCAATATTTTTATGGAAAATACGCGGACACCGGAAGTCCGCGCGCTGGTCGATAAGCATAAACCGGATGTGTTGCTGGTATTAGAGGCCAACCAGCGCTGGAAAGACGAACTGGCTGCGATCGAAGAAGATTACCCGTATCGCGTGTTGCATCCGCTCGAGAATACGTATGGTATGTTACTCTATTCTCGCTTGCCGATTCGACACCACGAACTGCGCTTCCTGATTCAGGATGATATTCCATCCGTATACGCACAGCTCGAATTAGCGTCTGGACAGTTAGTTCATTTTTATGGTGTCCATCCGATGCCACCCAGCCCGACAGAGCATTACCGATCCACGGAGCGCGATGCCGAATTGTTACTGGTAGGGAAGGAAGCGCGCAAAAAAACGGGTCCCATCATTGTGGCGGGTGATCTGAACGACGTAGCCTGGTCGCATTCGACCCGACTGTTTCAGCGGATAAGCGGTTTGCTCGATCCGCGAATTGGCCGGGGTCTGTACAACACATTCCATGCCCGCTATTTCTTCCTGCGCTGGCCGCTGGATCATGTCTTTGTTTCCCATCACTTCCAACTGCAAAAGATTCTTCGCTTACCGAATTGTGGCTCGGATCACTTCCCCATGTTCATTTCGTTGACCTACGCGCCAGACCCCAAGCAGGTGACTGATGAAATACCGGAACCCGAAGGCAATGATCTGGAGGAAGCCAGTGAAACAATTCAGGAAGCGAGCGAGTAG
- a CDS encoding alpha/beta hydrolase, translating into MSATATAQSNVRKPTMVIVHGAWGGSWAFKKVDSILTTRGYTVYRPALTGQGERVHLASPDVGLSVHINDVVNTILFEDLHDIILVGHSYGGMVITGVADRLADRIKSLVYLDAMVPNDGESVMSIQGDRANSLKPMIKDGFIVPMWVKEDQKPPKDVPQSLKTFTEAISLKNPAARQLSARYILTVEAGKDPKSDDFALHADRAKQRGWPVSQLTADHNPQWSAIMPLVNALDK; encoded by the coding sequence ATGAGTGCCACTGCTACCGCGCAATCCAACGTCCGTAAACCGACAATGGTTATTGTGCACGGTGCCTGGGGCGGGAGTTGGGCGTTCAAGAAAGTAGATTCGATCCTGACAACGCGAGGCTATACGGTCTACCGACCTGCGCTTACAGGGCAGGGTGAACGCGTACATCTGGCCTCTCCTGATGTTGGATTGTCTGTACATATCAATGATGTGGTTAATACGATTCTTTTCGAGGATCTGCACGATATTATTTTGGTAGGCCATAGCTACGGTGGTATGGTTATCACAGGAGTAGCCGATCGATTGGCTGACCGAATCAAAAGTCTGGTCTATCTGGACGCGATGGTTCCCAACGATGGTGAAAGCGTAATGAGCATTCAGGGCGACCGGGCTAATTCATTGAAACCGATGATAAAAGACGGGTTCATTGTACCCATGTGGGTTAAGGAGGACCAGAAACCGCCCAAAGATGTGCCGCAATCGCTGAAAACCTTCACGGAAGCGATCTCCCTGAAAAATCCGGCTGCCCGACAACTGTCTGCCCGTTACATTTTGACCGTTGAAGCGGGCAAAGACCCTAAAAGCGATGACTTTGCCTTACATGCCGATCGGGCGAAGCAGCGTGGCTGGCCTGTTTCTCAGTTGACGGCTGATCATAATCCGCAATGGTCAGCGATCATGCCCTTGGTTAATGCGCTGGATAAGTAA